The Hymenobacter baengnokdamensis genome includes a region encoding these proteins:
- a CDS encoding WD40 repeat domain-containing protein: MLATTPPLRPTAHRIGTLAGHRDAVYALAGRPDSDRIFSGSADGMVVAWDSARPEADGELLARVENSVYALRELPGRGLLLLGHNFQGVQAIDLPSKTLAFATALPPVAIFDIVYSETRQRLYCALGDGTLAVLRGSDFRLEHLLRLSAKSLRCLALHEGRHELAVGSSDWKVYVLDLDSLQIKNSLSEATNSVFTLTYTPDGRHLLAAGRDAHLRRYDTTQDYALADSIVAHMYAINHLAFSGDGRYLASCSLDKSIKLWDPASLALLRVLDRARTAGHGTSVNKLVWPGNPHRLVSCSDDRSLAVWQVAVGSE, encoded by the coding sequence ATGCTCGCTACTACTCCGCCGCTTCGCCCCACCGCGCACCGCATTGGCACCCTGGCCGGGCACCGCGACGCGGTGTACGCCCTGGCCGGCCGGCCCGACTCCGACCGCATCTTTTCGGGCAGCGCCGATGGCATGGTAGTGGCCTGGGACAGCGCCCGGCCCGAAGCCGACGGCGAGCTGCTGGCGCGGGTCGAGAATTCGGTGTATGCCCTGCGCGAGCTGCCCGGCCGCGGGCTGCTGCTGCTGGGCCACAATTTTCAGGGCGTGCAGGCTATTGACCTGCCGAGCAAAACACTCGCCTTCGCCACGGCGCTGCCGCCGGTGGCCATCTTCGATATAGTATATTCGGAAACGCGCCAGCGTCTGTACTGCGCCCTGGGTGATGGCACGCTGGCCGTGCTGCGCGGCTCCGACTTCCGGCTTGAGCACCTGCTGCGCCTAAGCGCTAAAAGTCTGCGCTGCCTGGCCCTGCACGAAGGCCGCCACGAGCTGGCCGTGGGCAGCTCCGACTGGAAGGTTTACGTGCTGGACCTCGACTCGCTGCAAATAAAAAACTCGCTGTCCGAAGCAACCAATTCCGTTTTTACGCTTACCTATACCCCCGACGGCCGCCACCTGCTGGCGGCCGGCCGCGATGCGCACCTGCGGCGCTACGATACTACCCAGGATTACGCGCTGGCCGATAGTATAGTAGCCCACATGTACGCTATCAATCACCTGGCTTTTAGCGGCGATGGACGCTACCTGGCCAGCTGCTCGCTCGATAAGAGCATCAAGCTCTGGGACCCTGCCAGCCTGGCTCTGCTGCGGGTGCTGGACCGGGCCCGCACGGCCGGCCACGGCACGTCGGTCAATAAATTGGTTTGGCCGGGCAACCCGCATCGGCTAGTTTCGTGCAGCGATGACCGAAGCCTGGCCGTGTGGCAGGTTGCAGTGGGCAGTGAGTAG
- a CDS encoding DivIVA domain-containing protein, with amino-acid sequence MKITALDIRQKTFEKSFRGVDKDEVQAFLNMVSQQWERLGDENRELRLKLEHAQQDVQKMREVESSLYRTLKTAEDTGNSITEQAQRDADLRRREAQLLAEQTLAEARQRARAIVEEAYQTATSTVADMQKEVGGLGQECQRLEQQLDALVRDLHHLASDALEKVERARTRPKNGSAAILSRAGSVQVKRPDEAAAPEPSPAPDMNVTTASSRPSAAAVASAPAAAPSAAPAARAGQDAPPSAVAPTGYNPKPGQQPDPGQAPTPDIERPHAPAENPGIAPAPRIDQPGPETVPSPPSPYVEPARPEISPIGPGRPEIQQPERTTHPGMAAQPEPIGEKSFFDEI; translated from the coding sequence ATGAAAATTACCGCCCTCGATATCCGGCAGAAGACGTTTGAAAAATCCTTTCGGGGCGTTGATAAGGACGAAGTGCAGGCTTTCCTGAACATGGTGTCGCAGCAGTGGGAGCGCCTGGGCGACGAAAACCGCGAGCTGCGCCTCAAGCTGGAGCACGCCCAGCAGGATGTGCAGAAGATGCGCGAGGTAGAAAGCTCGCTCTACCGCACCCTGAAAACGGCCGAGGACACCGGCAACTCCATTACCGAGCAGGCCCAGCGCGATGCCGACCTGCGCCGCCGCGAGGCCCAGCTGCTGGCCGAGCAAACGCTGGCGGAAGCCCGCCAGCGCGCCCGCGCCATTGTGGAAGAAGCTTACCAGACAGCCACTAGCACCGTAGCCGATATGCAGAAGGAAGTTGGTGGCCTGGGGCAGGAGTGCCAGCGCCTTGAGCAGCAGCTTGATGCGTTGGTGCGCGACCTACACCACCTGGCTTCCGATGCGCTCGAAAAAGTGGAGCGCGCCCGAACCCGCCCCAAAAATGGCTCAGCGGCTATCCTTTCGCGGGCCGGCAGCGTACAGGTAAAGCGGCCCGATGAAGCGGCCGCGCCCGAACCTAGCCCTGCCCCCGATATGAACGTCACCACTGCTTCTTCCCGCCCTTCGGCAGCGGCCGTTGCTTCGGCTCCCGCTGCTGCCCCAAGTGCTGCCCCCGCTGCCCGCGCCGGGCAGGATGCGCCGCCCTCAGCAGTCGCACCCACCGGCTACAACCCCAAGCCGGGCCAGCAGCCCGACCCCGGCCAGGCGCCTACGCCCGATATTGAGCGGCCCCACGCGCCGGCCGAAAATCCCGGTATTGCGCCCGCGCCGCGCATCGACCAGCCCGGCCCCGAAACGGTGCCCTCGCCGCCCTCGCCCTATGTGGAGCCGGCGCGGCCCGAAATCAGCCCGATTGGCCCCGGCCGGCCCGAAATTCAGCAGCCCGAGCGTACTACTCATCCCGGTATGGCAGCGCAGCCTGAGCCGATAGGGGAGAAGTCGTTTTTTGACGAAATATAG
- the folB gene encoding dihydroneopterin aldolase: MGQIALEGLEFFAFHGYYDEEQKIGNKYGIDLYLKTDLHAAGASDKLAETVNYEVLYRLVLEEMQRPARLLEHLAHRILDRLMSEFPQVRKGRVSVSKFNPPVGGICQRARVTLTRKQGSN, translated from the coding sequence ATGGGCCAGATTGCACTTGAAGGACTCGAATTTTTTGCCTTTCACGGCTATTATGATGAGGAGCAGAAAATCGGCAATAAGTACGGCATCGACCTGTACCTGAAAACTGACCTGCACGCGGCCGGCGCCTCCGATAAGCTGGCCGAAACTGTTAATTACGAGGTGCTTTACCGGCTTGTGCTCGAAGAGATGCAGCGCCCGGCCCGCCTCCTGGAGCACCTGGCCCACCGCATCCTCGACCGCCTGATGAGTGAATTTCCGCAGGTACGCAAGGGAAGGGTGAGCGTGTCGAAATTCAACCCGCCGGTGGGCGGCATCTGCCAGCGGGCACGCGTTACGCTGACGCGCAAGCAAGGCAGCAACTAA
- a CDS encoding BlaI/MecI/CopY family transcriptional regulator gives MPKAPPKPTDSELEILHVLWQHGPATVRTVNEQLSRHREVGYTTTLKIMQLMLEKGLVQRDDEGRSHIYRAAVREQDTQGLLLDRFVEATFGGSALKLVMQALGHRRTSPDELAQIRRLLNDIEIQNANQSTATPHDDAPAA, from the coding sequence ATGCCCAAAGCCCCCCCTAAACCTACGGATTCTGAGCTGGAGATTCTGCACGTGCTCTGGCAGCACGGCCCGGCTACGGTGCGCACCGTAAACGAGCAGCTGAGCCGGCACCGCGAAGTTGGCTATACCACTACCCTGAAAATCATGCAATTGATGCTGGAAAAGGGACTGGTGCAGCGCGACGACGAAGGCCGCAGTCACATTTACCGGGCGGCCGTGCGCGAGCAGGATACCCAGGGCCTGCTTCTCGACCGCTTCGTGGAGGCCACCTTCGGCGGCTCGGCCCTGAAGCTGGTAATGCAGGCACTGGGCCACCGCCGCACCTCGCCCGACGAGCTGGCCCAGATTCGGCGCCTGCTCAATGACATTGAGATTCAAAACGCTAACCAGTCAACCGCTACTCCCCATGACGACGCTCCCGCTGCTTAG
- a CDS encoding M56 family metallopeptidase produces MTTLPLLREVLSPALVRALGYALLHSLWQGAVLALVLAGVLPLLRRQRAELRYTVAAGALAMLALAVAGTFGFYYQQAPVVQPVAVSLVVRPGAAAIVRNSSYSEYSTQSLGQAAAPTAVSARLAPAAWLRVAGHRCEPYLPVLVAAWLLGLLLMGGRLLGGLLYAGRLRRTGTRALGADWQQRLTALAHRAGLRRPVALLESARVAGPLVLGHLRPVVLLPLGAVAGLSPALLEALLAHEVAHIARRDYLLNLGLAVVEVLFFYHPAVWFMANCLRAERENCCDDQAAALCGGDRLRVARALAALAELEAATVAAPRLALAATGTGGRGSLLARVRRLALGRPQAPTVGEGLLAGLLTLLGLLGLSTGVVLAASPERATASLGKRQTAPASPVASPVDTTRRKVAASAPPAVPAPPPVPGDTVRHTEKIVRVERNDDHDDQADDQPRRFRQGPPRRGASTVVLEKDKKGRVVSLLVDGQPVETTAPGKKAKHGKVAKTVEVVRVPDPRDGLTRLERPMRPERLEQPENQSFSFNFSADGVARQALESARRSLRETLRNPDLTADQRQQMEQELRKLDKSSARLRWSDNGREFKEFHFNLNSAAASHVDPRVHIEFRKRGDLYHLRADGQGNLAGDDDAHRAEREAERAERDANRAEADARRAELRARIAAAEAELRALDGPAARSPRAPQPPRPPRAPLAPLAPFSPQGPPPPPAPPAPKTGELRDALRHDGLIGQHDRSFSFQLNDKGGRVNGKALTPAQVERYRKLLNQPAGSKGKSSTYNINIDEN; encoded by the coding sequence ATGACGACGCTCCCGCTGCTTAGAGAGGTATTGTCGCCCGCCCTGGTGCGGGCGTTGGGCTACGCGCTGCTGCACTCGCTGTGGCAGGGGGCCGTGCTGGCGCTGGTGCTGGCCGGCGTGCTGCCGCTGCTGCGCCGCCAGCGCGCCGAGCTGCGCTACACAGTGGCGGCCGGCGCGCTGGCTATGCTGGCGCTCGCGGTAGCCGGCACGTTCGGGTTTTACTACCAGCAAGCGCCGGTGGTGCAGCCAGTGGCCGTGTCGTTGGTCGTGAGGCCGGGAGCTGCTGCAATAGTGCGGAATAGTAGTTATTCTGAATATTCGACCCAGTCTTTAGGCCAAGCTGCCGCGCCCACCGCAGTTTCGGCCCGGCTGGCCCCGGCAGCCTGGCTGCGCGTGGCCGGCCACCGCTGCGAGCCTTACCTGCCGGTGCTGGTAGCAGCCTGGCTGCTAGGCTTGCTCTTAATGGGCGGCCGGCTACTGGGCGGTTTACTCTACGCGGGGCGCTTGCGCCGCACCGGTACGCGGGCCCTGGGCGCCGACTGGCAGCAGCGCCTGACGGCGCTGGCCCACCGGGCCGGCCTACGTCGGCCGGTGGCGCTGCTCGAATCGGCGCGGGTGGCCGGCCCGCTGGTGCTGGGGCATTTGCGGCCCGTGGTACTGCTGCCGCTGGGCGCCGTAGCGGGCCTGAGCCCGGCACTGCTCGAAGCCCTGCTGGCGCATGAGGTGGCGCATATAGCCCGGCGCGATTATCTGCTAAACCTGGGTTTGGCTGTAGTGGAGGTACTGTTCTTCTACCATCCGGCCGTGTGGTTTATGGCCAACTGCCTGCGGGCCGAGCGCGAAAACTGCTGCGACGACCAGGCCGCTGCCCTCTGCGGCGGCGACCGCCTGCGGGTGGCCCGGGCGCTGGCGGCCCTGGCCGAGCTGGAAGCGGCGACTGTTGCTGCGCCGCGCCTGGCGCTGGCTGCCACGGGCACGGGCGGGCGCGGCTCTCTGCTGGCGCGGGTGCGGCGGCTGGCATTGGGCCGGCCCCAGGCCCCCACGGTAGGCGAGGGGCTGCTGGCTGGTTTGCTGACCTTACTGGGCTTGCTGGGCCTGAGCACCGGCGTGGTGCTGGCCGCCAGCCCCGAGCGGGCCACTGCGAGCCTGGGCAAGCGCCAGACGGCCCCCGCTAGTCCGGTGGCCAGCCCCGTCGATACTACCCGCCGCAAGGTGGCTGCTTCCGCGCCACCCGCAGTGCCAGCCCCACCGCCCGTGCCGGGCGATACAGTGCGGCACACCGAAAAAATTGTGCGCGTAGAGCGTAACGACGACCACGATGACCAGGCCGACGACCAGCCGCGCCGGTTTCGACAGGGGCCGCCCCGGCGCGGAGCCAGCACGGTGGTGCTCGAAAAAGACAAGAAGGGCCGCGTAGTAAGTTTGCTGGTAGATGGGCAGCCCGTTGAAACCACGGCCCCCGGCAAGAAAGCCAAGCACGGCAAAGTGGCGAAAACCGTAGAAGTAGTGCGGGTGCCCGACCCGCGCGATGGGCTAACGCGCCTCGAGCGGCCAATGAGGCCAGAGCGTCTTGAGCAGCCCGAAAATCAGTCGTTCAGCTTTAATTTCTCGGCCGATGGCGTAGCCCGCCAGGCTTTGGAAAGCGCCCGCCGGAGTTTGCGTGAAACGCTGCGCAACCCGGACCTGACGGCCGACCAGCGCCAGCAAATGGAGCAGGAGCTGCGCAAGCTGGATAAAAGCAGCGCCAGGCTGCGGTGGTCCGACAACGGCCGTGAGTTCAAGGAGTTTCATTTTAACCTGAATAGCGCCGCCGCCAGCCACGTGGACCCGCGCGTGCATATCGAGTTCCGTAAGCGTGGTGACCTATACCATCTGCGGGCCGATGGCCAGGGCAACCTCGCGGGTGATGACGACGCCCACCGCGCTGAGCGCGAAGCTGAGCGCGCCGAGCGTGATGCTAACCGCGCCGAGGCTGATGCCCGCCGTGCCGAGCTGCGGGCTCGCATTGCCGCCGCCGAAGCTGAGCTACGGGCGCTGGATGGCCCCGCTGCCCGCTCGCCCCGTGCGCCGCAGCCGCCCCGGCCGCCGCGTGCTCCACTGGCTCCGCTAGCGCCGTTCTCTCCTCAGGGTCCGCCTCCGCCCCCGGCACCACCCGCCCCCAAAACGGGCGAGCTGCGCGATGCGCTACGCCACGACGGCCTCATCGGCCAGCATGACCGCAGCTTTTCCTTTCAGCTCAACGACAAGGGAGGCCGGGTAAATGGCAAAGCCCTCACGCCCGCTCAGGTGGAGCGCTACCGCAAGCTGCTGAACCAGCCCGCCGGCAGCAAAGGCAAGTCGTCAACCTATAACATCAATATTGACGAGAATTAA
- a CDS encoding RNA polymerase sigma factor, whose translation MPPATATFLSDEALMAQVQAGDLDQLTGLFERYHGPLFGFLARLANGDRDLAQDLTQNVFVRVLRYRASYQPGQPFRAWVYQLARHVWADHYQRQRPTADLEEVEKTTAHGRAAQAQRAATDQHQALHEALGLLPAAQREVLLLHRFQGFDYAEIGEQLGCTAGAARVKAHRALDALRKIYLS comes from the coding sequence ATGCCGCCTGCCACCGCTACTTTTCTCAGCGATGAAGCCCTGATGGCCCAGGTGCAGGCCGGCGACCTCGACCAGCTGACCGGGCTGTTTGAGCGCTACCACGGGCCACTGTTTGGCTTCCTGGCCCGCCTGGCCAACGGCGACCGCGACCTGGCCCAGGACCTGACCCAGAATGTATTTGTGCGGGTGCTGCGCTACCGCGCCAGCTACCAGCCGGGCCAGCCCTTCCGGGCCTGGGTGTACCAGCTGGCCCGCCACGTGTGGGCCGACCACTACCAGCGTCAGCGCCCCACCGCCGACCTGGAAGAAGTGGAAAAAACCACCGCCCACGGCCGCGCCGCCCAGGCCCAGCGAGCAGCCACCGACCAGCACCAGGCCCTGCACGAAGCGCTCGGCCTGCTGCCCGCCGCCCAGCGCGAGGTGCTGCTGCTGCACCGCTTCCAGGGCTTCGACTACGCCGAAATCGGTGAACAGCTGGGCTGTACTGCCGGCGCGGCGCGGGTTAAAGCCCACCGGGCCCTTGACGCGCTAAGAAAGATTTATTTAAGCTAA
- a CDS encoding HEAT repeat domain-containing protein, whose amino-acid sequence MSFSSNSHLTDPACAELRAWLPDLADGRPLPPEAAHLAAHLPACPACQAELAELRQLFNDLDALPAELPPLTMRDDFQALLHEEKAKLAAASPTGLTAARGGQPLQSAAMQEAQPGPQRVLAVTQQWLRVAASVALVAVGAVLGLLLRGGPVAPPLAQNTQAAQPQQPSLSVRLAAARQQPATASERLQLVSQAPAMVVEPNDPAVLTLIHTLDTDPNPNVRLAACEALVRLRADPRVGPALVEALPLQTDPNVQITLIDALVTLREKRAVPQLEELARQPAVLPAVRQQAESGLGQLI is encoded by the coding sequence ATGAGCTTCTCTAGTAATTCTCACCTGACTGACCCGGCCTGTGCCGAGCTGCGGGCCTGGCTACCCGACCTGGCCGATGGCCGGCCGCTGCCGCCCGAAGCGGCGCACCTGGCCGCACATCTGCCCGCGTGCCCGGCCTGCCAGGCCGAGCTGGCCGAGCTGCGCCAGCTCTTCAACGACCTCGACGCGCTACCCGCCGAGCTGCCGCCGCTGACCATGCGCGACGACTTTCAGGCCCTGCTGCACGAGGAGAAGGCAAAGCTGGCCGCCGCTTCGCCGACCGGGCTGACGGCCGCACGGGGCGGCCAGCCGCTGCAAAGTGCCGCCATGCAAGAGGCGCAGCCGGGCCCGCAGCGGGTGCTGGCAGTTACGCAGCAGTGGCTGCGCGTGGCGGCCAGCGTAGCGCTGGTGGCAGTAGGCGCGGTGCTGGGGCTGCTGCTGCGCGGCGGGCCGGTGGCCCCGCCGCTGGCACAAAATACCCAGGCTGCGCAGCCCCAGCAGCCTAGCTTATCGGTGCGGCTGGCGGCGGCGCGGCAGCAGCCGGCCACGGCCAGCGAGCGCCTGCAGCTGGTGAGCCAGGCCCCGGCAATGGTAGTGGAGCCCAACGACCCGGCTGTGCTCACCCTCATTCATACCCTGGACACTGACCCGAACCCCAATGTGCGGCTGGCCGCCTGCGAGGCGCTGGTGCGCCTGCGGGCCGACCCCCGCGTAGGGCCGGCGCTGGTTGAAGCCCTGCCGCTGCAAACCGACCCCAACGTGCAGATTACCCTCATCGACGCTCTGGTGACTCTGCGCGAAAAGCGCGCCGTGCCGCAGCTTGAGGAGTTGGCCCGCCAGCCCGCAGTGCTTCCGGCCGTGCGGCAGCAGGCCGAGAGCGGGCTGGGACAGCTGATTTAA
- a CDS encoding DUF4097 family beta strand repeat-containing protein has product MKKFALIPLLAFGLALPASLRAQEYKMKFSSPTNRKVVLDMRGSDVSVEGYDGDEVLIHGSGHFEAPPASATGLRPIYNGGSDNTRLGLAVTAGADNTIRISKTGRSEGHYTVRLPRQTDISFAQGGWGGADDLTMRDLAGRIEISLQSGDLRLLNVSGPIVANTVSGDIKVQFSATPSQPSAISSVSGDVDVTLPASSKVSLSMRSISGEIYTDFDLNLSGGNGLRHVGGQTVEGRANGGGATFSLKSISGDIFVRKAR; this is encoded by the coding sequence ATGAAAAAATTTGCCTTAATTCCTCTGCTGGCCTTCGGCCTGGCCCTGCCCGCGTCGTTGCGCGCCCAGGAGTACAAAATGAAATTCAGTAGCCCGACCAACCGCAAGGTGGTGCTCGACATGCGCGGCAGCGACGTGTCAGTAGAGGGCTACGACGGCGACGAGGTGCTGATTCACGGCTCGGGCCATTTTGAGGCGCCGCCGGCGTCGGCTACCGGGTTGCGGCCTATCTATAATGGCGGCAGCGACAATACCCGCCTGGGCCTGGCGGTGACTGCCGGGGCCGACAATACCATTCGCATCTCGAAAACGGGGCGCAGCGAAGGCCACTACACCGTGCGCCTTCCGCGCCAGACCGACATTTCCTTTGCGCAGGGCGGCTGGGGCGGGGCCGATGACCTGACCATGCGCGACCTGGCCGGCCGCATCGAAATCAGCCTGCAATCGGGCGATTTGCGGCTGCTGAACGTGAGCGGCCCCATTGTGGCCAACACCGTGAGCGGCGACATTAAGGTGCAGTTCAGCGCCACGCCCAGCCAGCCCAGCGCCATCTCGTCGGTGAGTGGCGACGTGGACGTGACGCTGCCCGCCAGCTCGAAAGTGAGCCTGTCGATGCGCTCTATATCGGGAGAAATCTATACTGATTTCGACCTTAACCTGAGCGGAGGCAACGGCCTGCGCCACGTGGGCGGCCAAACGGTGGAAGGCCGCGCCAATGGCGGCGGCGCTACCTTCTCGCTCAAGAG